One Triticum dicoccoides isolate Atlit2015 ecotype Zavitan chromosome 5B, WEW_v2.0, whole genome shotgun sequence genomic window carries:
- the LOC119306412 gene encoding BTB/POZ and MATH domain-containing protein 3-like, with the protein MAEQCKISAAMVSEERSYVLKVDGYSRAKALLKSGQCVNSDLFSVGGHDWAVGYYPNGDDDDCTDFISLFLSFESAVAEDVKAKFTFSVLDENGEPVPSYSHTFPLDTFLSKGDNLGCRNFIKKADLEASAHIRDDSLTIKCDLTVIHDEETIVPPSNLHQHLGDLLNSKDAADLTFQVGGQSFSAHRCVLAARSSVFKVELLGPTEESYAASPIEIRDMEADVFKSLLHFIYTDTVAPVLDVVMAGHLLVAADRYNIGKLKMICEEKLCSHIDSGMVATSLALAEQHGFHALKKSCLKFLASPSNLEAMMVSDGYEHLKSSCPYVFKELVAGILPAELKAAKDIIMTMWR; encoded by the coding sequence ATGGCAGAGCAATGCAAGATTTCTGCTGCCATGGTATCTGAGGAAAGGTCGTACGTGCTCAAGGTAGATGGATACTCCAGAGCCAAAGCTCTACTCAAGAGCGGCCAGTGCGTGAATTCTGACCTTTTCAGTGTTGGAGGCCACGACTGGGCCGTGGGATATTACCCAAACGGTGACGATGATGATTGTACCGATTTCATATCTCTTTTTCTAAGTTTTGAATCTGCCGTCGCTGAAGATGTGAAGGCGAAATTCACGTTCAGTGTACTTGACGAGAATGGAGAACCGGTGCCTTCATACAGCCATACGTTCCCTTTGGATACCTTCTTAAGCAAAGGTGATAACTTGGGTTGCCGTAACTTCATCAAGAAGGCTGATCTGGAGGCATCGGCGCATATAAGAGACGACAGTCTTACCATCAAGTGCGATCTCACCGTCATCCACGACGAAGAAACAATTGTTCCTCCAAGCAACCTGCACCAGCATCTTGGTGACCTCCTAAACAGCAAGGATGCAGCAGACCTAACCTTTCAGGTCGGTGGACAGAGTTTCTCGGCCCATAGATGTGTCCTCGCTGCTCGGTCATCAGTCTTCAAGGTGGAGCTCCTCGGCCCCACGGAGGAGAGTTATGCAGCTAGTCCTATTGAAATCCGTGACATGGAAGCAGATGTGTTCAAGTCGTTGCTCCATTTCATATACACCGACACAGTTGCTCCTGTGCTTGATGTGGTGATGGCCGGCCATCTACTTGTTGCGGCTGACAGATACAACATTGGCAAGCTGAAGATGATATGCGAGGAGAAATTGTGCAGTCACATTGATTCCGGCATGGTGGCAACTAGTTTGGCATTGGCCGAGCAGCATGGTTTCCATGCTCTCAAAAAATCTTGTTTAAAGTTCCTTGCTTCTCCGTCCAATTTGGAGGCGATGATGGTGAGTGATGGGTATGAGCATCTGAAATCTAGTTGCCCATATGTTTTCAAGGAGCTTGTAGCTGGAATCCTCCCGGCTGAACTGAAAGCAGCAAAGGATATTATCATGACAATGTGGAGGTAA
- the LOC119306414 gene encoding BTB/POZ and MATH domain-containing protein 3-like, producing MTEKCKISAAMVSGSEERSYVFKVDGYSRAKALLKNGQCVTSDPFSVGGHDWAVEYFPNGYLEDCSDFISVYLFCETADAEDVNAKFTLSVLDKNGEPVPSYNRTSKTVSTFSREGFGEGYDNFVKKADLEASAHLTDDCLTIKCNITVIYEAGTRVPPSNLYRHLGDLLKNKDAADLTIQVGGETFSAHRCVLAARSSVFKAELLGPMEESYAASPIEICDMEADVFNSLLHFIYTDTVPPVLDVVMAGHLLVAADRYNIGRLKMICGEKLCSHIDSDMVATSLALAEQHGFHALKKACLQFLASPSNLEGMMASDGYEHLKSSCPYVFKELVAEILPAELKAAKDIIMTMWK from the coding sequence ATGACAGAGAAATGCAAGATTTCTGCTGCCATGGTATCGGGATCTGAGGAAAGGTCGTACGTGTTCAAGGTAGATGGATACTCAAGAGCCAAGGCTCTACTCAAGAACGGCCAGTGCGTGACTTCTGACCCTTTCAGCGTTGGAGGCCACGACTGGGCCGTGGAGTATTTCCCAAACGGCTACCTTGAGGATTGTTCTGATTTCATATCTGTTTATCTATTTTGTGAAACTGCCGATGCCGAAGATGTGAACGCGAAATTCACGCTCAGTGTACTTGACAAGAATGGAGAACCGGTGCCTTCATACAATCGTACCTCCAAAACTGTGAGTACCTTCTCAAGGGAAGGTTTTGGCGAGGGGTACGATAATTTCGTCAAAAAGGCTGATCTAGAGGCATCGGCGCATCTGACAGATGACTGTCTTACAATCAAATGCAACATCACCGTCATCTATGAAGCGGGAACAAGGGTTCCTCCAAGCAACCTGTACCGGCATCTCGGCGACCTTCTAAAAAATAAGGATGCCGCAGACCTCACCATTCAGGTCGGCGGAGAGACATTCTCCGCTCACAGGTGCGTCCTAGCTGCCAGGTCATCAGTCTTCAAGGCGGAGCTCCTCGGCCCCATGGAGGAGAGTTATGCAGCTAGTCCTATTGAAATCTGTGACATGGAAGCAGACGTGTTCAATTCGTTGCTCCATTTCATATACACCGACACAGTTCCTCCTGTGCTTGATGTGGTGATGGCCGGCCATCTACTTGTTGCGGCTGACAGATACAATATCGGGAGGCTGAAGATGATATGCGGGGAGAAATTGTGCAGTCACATTGATTCCGACATGGTGGCAACTAGTTTGGCATTAGCCGAGCAGCATGGTTTTCATGCTCTCAAAAAAGCTTGTTTACAGTTCCTTGCTTCTCCGTCCAATTTGGAGGGGATGATGGCGAGTGATGGGTATGAACATCTGAAATCTAGTTGCCCATATGTTTTCAAGGAGCTCGTAGCTGAAATCCTCCCGGCTGAACTGAAAGCAGCAAAGGATATTATCATGACAATGTGGAAGTAA
- the LOC119306413 gene encoding BTB/POZ and MATH domain-containing protein 2-like, which yields MAEQCKISAAIVAEEKSCVLKLDGYSRAKGLLKNGEFIISALFNVGGHDWAVKYYPNGIKDHADSISLFLLLESAHAKDVKAKFKFNVLNKNGEPVSSYERSDWGSREFVKKADLEESAHLRDDCLTIRCDVTVIHGKEETRVPPSDLHRQLGDLLENKDAADLTFQVGGQSFSAHRCVLAARSSVFKAELLGAMKESSAGSIEICDMEADVFKSLLHFIYTDSVPLLEIASNKGETDVVMAGHLLVAADRYNIGRLKQICEEKLCTHIDSNMVATNLSLAEQHGFSRLKEACLQFLVSPSNLEAMMASDGYEHLKSSCPSVLKELIARILPAEYKAAKDIILAI from the exons ATGGCGGAGCAATGCAAGATCTCTGCTGCCATTGTAGCTGAGGAGAAGTCGTGTGTGCTCAAGCTAGATGGATACTCAAGGGCCAAGGGGCTACTCAAGAACGGGGAGTTCATCATTTCTGCCCTGTTCAATGTTGGAGGCCATGACTGGGCGGTAAAATATTACCCAAATGGTATTAAGGATCATGCCGATTCCATATCTCTTTTTCTACTTCTTGAATCCGCTCATGCCAAAGATGTGAAGGCGAAATTCAAGTTCAATGTACTCAACAAGAACGGAGAACCGGTGTCTTCATACGAGC GTTCAGACTGGGGCTCCCGTGAGTTCGTCAAGAAGGCTGATCTGGAGGAATCGGCCCACCTGAGAGACGACTGTCTCACCATCAGGTGCGATGTCACTGTCATCCACGGCAAAGAAGAAACAAGGGTTCCGCCAAGCGACTTGCACCGGCAGCTCGGCGACCTCCTTGAGAACAAGGACGCAGCAGACCTAACCTTTCAGGTTGGTGGACAGAGCTTCTCCGCTCACAGATGTGTCCTTGctgctcggtcatccgtcttcaagGCGGAGCTCCTCGGTGCCATGAAGGAGAGTTCTGCTGGTTCTATTGAGATCTGTGACATGGAAGCTGACGTGTTCAAGTCTTTGCTGCACTTCATATACACCGACTCGGTTCCCCTGCTGGAGATAGCTAGCAACAAAGGCGAAACAGATGTGGTTATGGCTGGCCATCTACTGGTAGCAGCTGATAGGTACAACATCGGCAGGCTGAAGCAGATATGCGAGGAGAAATTGTGCACCCACATTGATTCCAACATGGTGGCTACCAATTTGTCTCTAGCCGAACAACATGGTTTCTCACGCCTCAAAGAAGCTTGTTTGCAATTCCTTGTTTCTCCGTCCAATTTGGAGGCTATGATGGCTAGTGATGGTTATGAACATCTGAAGTCCAGCTGCCCATCCGTTCTGAAGGAGCTCATTGCTAGAATTCTGCCGGCTGAATATAAAGCGGCAAAGGATATTATCTTGGCAATTTAG
- the LOC119306415 gene encoding BTB/POZ and MATH domain-containing protein 2-like, with the protein MAEHCKISAAIVAGSEEKSCVLKVDGYSRAKALLKNGEWRTSAHFGVGGYNWAVRYYPNGCNKDYADSISLYLYLQSANAEDVKVKYTLSLLDKNGEPVPSYSRTSSATRTFSRKVTNWGYNEFIKKADLEASAHLRDDCLTIRCDVTVIHDEETRVPPSDLHQHLGDLLKNKDAADLTIQVGRETFSAHRCVLSARSSVFKAELLGAMKESSAASPIEICDMEADVFESLLNFIYTDSVSPVLDVVMAGHLLVAADRYNIERLKQICEQKLCNQIDSGMVATSLALAEQHGFHRLKEACLQFLASPSNFKAMMVTDGYEHLKSSCPLVLKELIARILPAEWDVAKDMVMEI; encoded by the coding sequence ATGGCAGAGCATTGCAAGATCTCTGCTGCCATTGTAGCTGGATCTGAGGAGAAGTCGTGTGTGCTCAAGGTAGATGGATACTCTAGAGCCAAGGCGCTACTCAAGAACGGCGAGTGGAGGACTTCTGCCCATTTCGGTGTTGGAGGCTATAACTGGGCCGTGAGATATTACCCAAACGGTTGCAATAAGGATTATGCCGATTCAATATCTCTTTATCTATATCTTCAATCTGCCAATGCCGAAGATGTGAAGGTGAAATACACGCTCAGTCTACTTGACAAGAATGGAGAACCTGTGCCTTCATACAGCCGTACCTCCAGCGCTACACGCACCTTCTCAAGGAAAGTTACAAACTGGGGCTACAATGAGTTCATCAAGAAGGCTGATCTGGAGGCATCGGCGCATCTAAGAGACGACTGTCTCACCATCAGGTGCGATGTCACCGTCATCCACGACGAAGAAACAAGGGTTCCTCCAAGCGACCTGCACCAGCATCTCGGAGACCTCCTCAAGAATAAGGATGCCGCAGACCTCACCATTCAGGTCGGCAGAGAGACATTCTCCGCTCACAGGTGCGTTCTTTctgctcggtcatccgtcttcaagGCGGAGCTCCTTGGCGCCATGAAGGAGAGTTCTGCAGCTAGTCCTATTGAAATTTGTGACATGGAAGCTGATGTGTTCGAATCTTTGCTCAACTTCATATACACCGATTCAGTCTCTCCAGTGCTTGATGTGGTGATGGCTGGCCATCTGCTAGTGGCGGCTGACAGGTACAATATTGAGAGGCTGAAGCAGATATGTGAGCAGAAACTGTGCAATCAAATTGATTCCGGCATGGTGGCCACCAGTTTGGCTCTGGCCGAGCAGCATGGTTTCCATCGTCTCAAAGAAGCTTGTTTGCAATTCCTTGCTTCTCCTTCCAATttcaaggctatgatggtaaccgaCGGTTATGAGCATCTCAAGTCCAGCTGCCCATTGGTTCTCAAGGAGCTGATAGCTAGAATTCTCCCGGCTGAATGGGACGTGGCAAAGGATATGGTCATGGAAATTTAG